gtcaaaattgaaagaattatgcaaaaacggaaaaaactcctggtccttaaggggttaaggcaataTATTTAAGATCTAAAAGTACAAAGAAAGATACAGTAAATCCAAACACAAGCAAACATATTATGAAAGAAAATATTTATATACTATTAATAGGAGGTTTTAatttggtgtatatatatatatatatatatatatatatatatatatacacacacacatacaggtttTTTCATAAAATATTGTGCAAAGATGATCTATAGGTGTGTTATCTGGATTCCATTTGCTTATTTGGTAATTCTGGATATTTTATTTAGTGCACTCAAtttcttttttcctttcattttaccagctgTATTCCTTTCTTGTATTCTGGGTAATAATGTATTTAAGTTTGGTAGCCAGTGGTACAGTCAAAACCAGGGTACCGCGATGGGTACCCCGGTTGCATGTACCCTGGCTAATCTTTTTCTAGATTGTTTTGAAGAACGGTATGTCTTTTGTCTCAGTAACCCCTACCTTAAATTTATACGTTGTTATTTTCGATTTGTAGACGACGTGTTTATGTTACGGAGTGGGTCGGTAGAAGACTTCGAACAGTTCGTGTCGTTGTTGAATAACAATGACATGAACATGTTGTTCACTTGCAAACATAGTAAAGAGGAATTGGAATTCCTGGATGTGCGGGTGGCGGCAGAGGATGGTGAGTTAGTAACAAAAGGTTACAGGAAAAGTACAGCATCCAACTCATACCTCCATTACCAAAGCTACCACCCGGCACATACCAGGAATGCAATTCCGTATGGCCAGTACCTGTGCCTGAAGCGCATAAATAGCGCTGAAGAAACATTCGAAGCACAGGCACAAACCCTAACTGAGCAGCTTCTTTTAAGAGGCTACCCACAAGAGGTTCTAACCAAAGCCCTAACTAGAGCCAGAAAACTAGATAGAAAAAAACTTCTTTCCAAAAAGACTGTGAAAAGAACTACTAAAAAATCAGAAGATGAGAGGTTCTGTTTCTCTTTCAGGTACAGTCCGGTAAAAAGTATAAAGTGCCATACTTTCGAACTGGCACCTGATCGAGAGAGATCCTCTGATCGGTAATATTAGAAAAAACAGGCCACTTGTCACCTTCAAACGTACTAAGAATtaaggatcgaccgatattgtttttttagggccgataccgataatctgtggaggttagggctgatagctgataacttataccgatattccggtatacgttatcggctatttatccccccgcgacaccgctgcagatcattgatttaaagcgggcgctttaaatcaatgcactgcagtggcttttgcggtgccataggccgccgccaccacccgcttctttcccccttcctgtcagggtggtccaggccatccatccttcctgtagtgtccggcggcattccgggtggagggtgaaccggtcctggctgtccttcttctctgggggttctcttctccactccgggcaggcttcggcctagtaacgcagcatagacgccgctgcgcagtgacgcccgtgcgcagcgacgcacctgacgtcacggcgtagcggcgtctatgctgcgttactaggccgaagcctgcccggagtggagaagagaacccccagagaagaaggacagccaggaccggttcaccctccacccggaatgccgccggacactacaggaaggatggatggctcggaccacccccattacgggtaagtttaatttttttttattgactcggagggtgggggaggggcctgaccggtatagcggtatgggcaaaaatccataccgtggaagaaaaaaaacagtatccggttcataccggtataccgcccagcactacggtggggggtgcgacgtggtgcggtgggtcggtcGCTAAGGAAGGGGTAAGGTCTGTTGAAGCTCAGTAggagcgaaacaattgttacctgAAGCACGCGCACTGGCGTCCACACCCGGACGGGTGATATGCCGTTTTACGCACCTGCACTTTATGGAAAATAAAGAATACGAAATAAAAGACAACGGTGAGTGCCATTCCTTTTCTCTACTGAAAGTATTTTTTGGATTATGGACACTGTATCTTCTTGGGGAGTTGAGCGCCACCTATTGTACAGGGACTGACTGGGTTCCttcagaggagtcagaggagagtCTGGCAGTGCCGGACAGCTTTCTCTAATCCAAGCCTTTCTTGTATaatcaacaataaaaaaaagtaagtaaACTTTtactctcctgtgtgagttctttgatgtgtaaCAAGAATAGATTTTtgagaaaaatattttccacattctgaacaagaaAAACGTTTCTTTCCTGAGTGAGTTCCTTGATGTCTATCAAGATGCGATTTCCGATaataacattttccacattctaaacatgcgAATGGTTTCTCCCCTGCGTGAGTTCTATGGTGTATAAGAAGATACGATCTCCTAGTAAAACGtttgccacattctgaacatgaaaagggCTTTGTTCCTGAGTGGGTTCTTAGATGGGCCAAAAGACTTGATTTTAtgctaaaacatttcccacattcagaacatgaaaatggcttcacccCTGTGTGACATGTAAGATGTTTAAGAAGATCTGGTTTCTGAAAgaaacatttgccacattctgaacacgaataCGGTTTCTTTCCTGAGTGAGTTTCTTGATGTCTAGCAAGATGTGATTTTTgagtataacatttcccacattctgggcataaaaatggcttctcccctgtgtgacaagTAAGATGTTTGATGAGATttgatttctgagcaaaacatttgtcacattctggacatgaataaGGTTTCTTCCCTGAGTGGATTCTTTCATGTGTAACAAGCATTGCTTTTttagaaaaacattttccacattcagaacatgtgaatggcttctctcctgtgtgtgctCTGTGATGTTCTGTAAGATTTGATTTCTGAGTgaaacatttgccacattctgaacatgaaaatggcttctctcctgtgtgagttctttgatgttcaacaagatttgatttctgagtatagcatttgccacattctgaacatgaaaatggtttcaccCCCATGTGAGTTTGTTGATGTTTAATAAGATCGGATTGCCGAAcacaacatttaccacattcagtacatgcaaatggcttctctcctgtgtgacttctttgATGATCAGCAAGATGTAAGTTTGTAGTAAAgcctttcccacattctgagcacgcAAATGGCTTCTCTGtcatgtgagttctttgatgttgaacaagatgtgatgccgcagtaaaacattttccacattctgtacatgcaaacggcttctcccccgtgtgaattctctgatgtttaGTAAGATCTGATTTAAAAGTAAAGCATTTGCCACACTccaaacatgaaaatggtttttcccctgtgtgagttcgttGATGctcaacaagatgtgatttctgagtaaaacatttgccacattctgaacacgaaaacggcttctcccctgtgtgagttctctcatgTATAAGAAGATAAGATTTCCtagtaaaacatttaccacattctgaacatgaagcTGGCTTCTTCCCTGTTTGAGACCTTTGATGTTGAACTAGATTTGACTTCACAGCAAAACGTTTCCCATGTTCTAAACATGGGGATGGCTTCTTAACAGTCTGTAATGGATCAGAAGACAGGACGGGTATaacaggatgagatgacagatcttgtctgtgaagggctgagggtgtatctgggataatggaatgttcttcatatgtatcttgtgtgatatcatcatctgctttataatatgaagatagaagattctcctctgatctcctggtacagtcGTCTGTCAAGGATAACACAGATTGTATTACTTTTAATTATCATAACCATGTACATTATATAAcatttatatatacagagagTAATTTATTAACTAAGACAGCGATGGCAACAGATCATTGATGTTTTTTTGGGCTATAGCCTCACTCACATATATGATATTTTATCTCCATATTCCAGCTGTATTCTACATccatattataaatgcacattATGTGTTATCGCCTGTAGCGGGGTTACATTTTTATCCATATTTAGTTTATATTATGGCTGAATAGGAGAATATACAGCAGAAAGGACTGACAGGACACAGATCTTAAAAAGTGCCATACAAAATTGTTGTAGTCTGTGACTAAATAGAATCAGTGACTCTTCTCTGCATTTAGTAATTACAACTATCCTGGGCAATTACCTGTAGGAatttcctccttatactgctcatcactgctcacatctgtctcttcttcctttatgtctgtagtgttaatatagatcagatctttccctgtaggaatgtcctccttatactgctcatcaccgctcacatctgtctcttcttcttcttcctttatgtctgtagcattaatatagatcagatctttccctgtaggaatgtcctccttatactgctcatcaccgctcacatctgtctcttcttcttttatGTCTGTAACATGAATATTAAtgtcctcctcatactgctcattaACCctaacatctgtctcttcttccattGTGTCTATAGGGTTAACATAGCTCAGATCTTTccttgtaggaatgtcctccttatactgcttatcactgctcacatctgtctcctctTCTTTTCTTGTGTTTGTAACATTAATATatctcagatctttccctgtaggaatgtcctccttatactgctcatgacTGCTCACATCtatctcttcttcttcttttatgtctgtagcattaatattgttcagatctttctCCCGATTCATAACCTGTGAAAtaaatattgtaaaagtcatcagacagtaggataGGTCACCTGGAATGTTTTATATGAGCAGAAAAGATCATTAATTATAATGGTGGACAGAAAAGACAGGAGTAAGTCTTCTAGAAGCTGGATCACTGAAAGCCTCAGGACCCTCATACACATGTATATCCGGCTAGACAGATTTCAGGTTGTGTCAGTGGAGGAGATCAGctcctgccagacacctctggggtTTGTCTCAGGGGAAATAAAGGATCAGATGGGTATAAATCCAACCTGTTGGTTCCTTATTCCAACCAGCAGTCTCCATAGCCAGAAAACTGTGAGAAGATCCAGACAACATGTAATGTCTATGGTCGGCTTTATCCTGTCATCTCCACCTTTCTCATTCCACAAGTATAAAGCATATAATACTGTAGGATAAAACAAGACTgaacacaagagcttcacagcccttctacagatcatagggaatatctccatctacctgatcctgatcctgtggaagaagaggacggggacacctctctgctgctgttctcttactggatctgactgtagggaacacatacagagactgaattcattctttacatacaaataatgagaggacgtgtgtatatagtcatgtctattacctgctgatgtgaggggctgctgatcctccatcatcacctgatccttgtactgatccttgtgtccttctacatactcccactcctccatggagaaatacaccgccacgtcctgacaccttataggaacctgacacacaatgatacagtcatcaccccgacccctccagtggtgttactgtataatgtcccagcattcccagcagtgtcacctctccagtcatcaccagacccctccattactgtataatgtcccagcattcccagcagtgtcacctctccagtcatcaccagacccctccattactgtataatgtcccagcattcccagcagtgtcacctctccagtcatcaccagacccctccattactgtataatgtcccagcattcccagcagtgtcacctctccagtcatcaccagacccctccattactgtataatgtcccagcagtgtcacctctccagtcatcaccagacccctccattactgtataatgtcccagcagtgtcacctctccagtcatcaccagacccctccattactgtataatgtcccagcattcccagcagtgtcacctctccagtcatcaccagacccctccattactgtataatgtcccagcattcccagcagtgtcccctctccagtcatcaccagacccctccattactgtataatgtcccagcattcccagcagtgtcacctctccagtcatcaccagacccctccattactgtataatgtcccagcattcccagcagtgtcacctctccagtcatcaccagacccctccattactgtataatgtcccagcagtgtcacctctccagtcatcaccagactcctccattactgtataatgtcccagcagtgtcacctctccagtcatcaccagacccctccattactgtataatgtcccagcagtgtcacctctccagtcatcaccagacccctccattactgtataatgtcccagcagtgtcacctctccagtcatcaccagacccctccattactgtataatgtcccagcagtgtcacctctccagtcatcaccagacccctccattactgtataatgtcccagcagtgtcacctctccagtcatcaccagactcctccattactgtataatgtcccagcattcccagcagtgtcacctctccagtcatcaccagacccctccattactgtataatgtcccagcagtgtcacctctccagtcatcaccagacccctccattactgtataatgtcccagcagtgtcacctgtccagtcatcaccagacccctccattactgtataatgtcccagcagtgtcacctctccagtcatcaccagactcctccattactgtataatgtcccagcattcccagcagtgtcacctctccagtcatcaccagacccctccattactgtataatgtcccagcagtgtcacctctccagtcatcaccagacccctccattactgtataatgtcccagcagtgtcacctctccagtcatcaccagacccctccattactgtataatgtcccagcattcccagcagtgtcacctctccagtcatcaccagacccttgcattactgtataatgtcccagcattcccagcagtgtcacctctccagtcatcaccagactcctccattactgtataatgtcccagcattcccagcagtgtcacctctccagtcatcaccagacccctccattactgtataatgtcccagcagggtcacctctccagtcatcaccagacccctccattactgtataatgtcccagcattcccagcagtgtcacctctccagtcatcaccagacccctccattacagtataatgtcccagcagtgtcacctctccagtcatcaccagacccctccattactgtataatgtcccagcattcccagcagtgtcacctctccagtcatcaccagacccctccattactgtataatgtcccagcattcccagcagtgtcacctctccagtcatcaccagacccctccattactgtataatgtcccagcattcccagcagggtcacctctccagtcatcaagaATATCCTTAACATAGGgctcctgatgacatcacaatcctcatatatatatatatatacactacatacctccaCCGCAGACTGTACAGAGCCGGGTACTTACCCTGTGCTTACACCACCtgccatgatgtcacagtcatgtgatcagtcacatggagaaagaggaggaggagtcacatgatcaggggctgctgctctaggctc
Above is a genomic segment from Hyla sarda isolate aHylSar1 chromosome 1, aHylSar1.hap1, whole genome shotgun sequence containing:
- the LOC130296518 gene encoding oocyte zinc finger protein XlCOF6-like isoform X1 produces the protein MKRDRNKMADRIINLTLQILFRLTGEDYTLVKNASSGHCQAPGPPPHSLIHEEMDEQIILEFTNKMIELLTGEVPIRCQDVAVYFSMEEWEYVKGHKDQYKDQVMMEDQQPLTSPVRSSKRTAAERCPRPLLPQDQVMNREKDLNNINATDIKEEEEIDVSSHEQYKEDIPTGKDLRYINVTNTRKEEETDVSSDKQYKEDIPTRKDLSYVNPIDTMEEETDVRVNEQYEEDINIHVTDIKEEETDVSGDEQYKEDIPTGKDLIYINATDIKEEEEETDVSGDEQYKEDIPTGKDLIYINTTDIKEEETDVSSDEQYKEEIPTDDCTRRSEENLLSSYYKADDDITQDTYEEHSIIPDTPSALHRQDLSSHPVIPVLSSDPLQTVKKPSPCLEHGKRFAVKSNLVQHQRSQTGKKPASCSECGKCFTRKSYLLIHERTHTGEKPFSCSECGKCFTQKSHLVEHQRTHTGEKPFSCLECGKCFTFKSDLTKHQRIHTGEKPFACTECGKCFTAASHLVQHQRTHMTEKPFACSECGKGFTTNLHLADHQRSHTGEKPFACTECGKCCVRQSDLIKHQQTHMGVKPFSCSECGKCYTQKSNLVEHQRTHTGEKPFSCSECGKCFTQKSNLTEHHRAHTGEKPFTCSECGKCFSKKAMLVTHERIHSGKKPYSCPECDKCFAQKSNLIKHLTCHTGEKPFLCPECGKCYTQKSHLARHQETHSGKKPYSCSECGKCFFQKPDLLKHLTCHTGVKPFSCSECGKCFSIKSSLLAHLRTHSGTKPFSCSECGKRFTRRSYLLIHHRTHAGEKPFACLECGKCYYRKSHLDRHQGTHSGKKRFSCSECGKYFSQKSILVTHQRTHTGE
- the LOC130296518 gene encoding oocyte zinc finger protein XlCOF6-like isoform X2, producing the protein MEEWEYVEGHKDQYKDQVMMEDQQPLTSAVRSSKRTAAERCPRPLLPQDQDQVMNREKDLNNINATDIKEEEEIDVSSHEQYKEDIPTGKDLRYINVTNTRKEEETDVSSDKQYKEDIPTRKDLSYVNPIDTMEEETDVRVNEQYEEDINIHVTDIKEEETDVSGDEQYKEDIPTGKDLIYINATDIKEEEEETDVSGDEQYKEDIPTGKDLIYINTTDIKEEETDVSSDEQYKEEIPTDDCTRRSEENLLSSYYKADDDITQDTYEEHSIIPDTPSALHRQDLSSHPVIPVLSSDPLQTVKKPSPCLEHGKRFAVKSNLVQHQRSQTGKKPASCSECGKCFTRKSYLLIHERTHTGEKPFSCSECGKCFTQKSHLVEHQRTHTGEKPFSCLECGKCFTFKSDLTKHQRIHTGEKPFACTECGKCFTAASHLVQHQRTHMTEKPFACSECGKGFTTNLHLADHQRSHTGEKPFACTECGKCCVRQSDLIKHQQTHMGVKPFSCSECGKCYTQKSNLVEHQRTHTGEKPFSCSECGKCFTQKSNLTEHHRAHTGEKPFTCSECGKCFSKKAMLVTHERIHSGKKPYSCPECDKCFAQKSNLIKHLTCHTGEKPFLCPECGKCYTQKSHLARHQETHSGKKPYSCSECGKCFFQKPDLLKHLTCHTGVKPFSCSECGKCFSIKSSLLAHLRTHSGTKPFSCSECGKRFTRRSYLLIHHRTHAGEKPFACLECGKCYYRKSHLDRHQGTHSGKKRFSCSECGKYFSQKSILVTHQRTHTGE